In Spiroplasma litorale, a single genomic region encodes these proteins:
- the aspS gene encoding aspartate--tRNA ligase — MKRTHTCGELNISNLNENIILQGWVSKIRKMGAMTFIDLRDLWGITQLVIEEKDLIDISNIKPEFVIEISGVVIERKSKNFDIPTGEIEIKVSKINIINKSDLPPFEIKNNIEAQEDTRLKYRYLDLRRPEMQEKFIIRHKVYQVLRNFFSDNKFIEIETPIFGKSTPEGARDFLIPSRLNKNKFYALPQSPQLYKQLFMISGFDRYFQIAKCFRDEDLRIDRQLEFTQLDMEMSFANQEDVIEMIENSIKTVMKTIKNLDFKDKFIRLDYSDAIEKYGTDKPDLRFDLEIKTLNDCFKNTDVNLFKDLKNKSIRSICVSGLLNKKELESLTEVGKQNSVEILGFAKYDLKEWTGSIGSKLNESEKKQIIEIFNIKNESTVLFVIEDYDVASKAMGAIRNACANLKNLINREEYKFLWVINFPLFEFSEEENRYVAAHHPFTMPSDESIDNFDIDFKNAKAKAYDIVLNGFELGGGSQRITNKEIQERMFKAIGFDNEKIKSNFGWFVNAYNYGAPYHSGCAIGLDRLCMLLTNSSSIREVIAFPKNSSGIDPMTNAPDIVESSSLDELNIKLK; from the coding sequence ATGAAAAGAACACATACTTGTGGTGAGTTGAATATAAGTAATTTAAATGAAAATATAATTTTACAAGGATGAGTTTCAAAAATAAGAAAAATGGGAGCAATGACTTTCATTGACTTAAGAGACTTGTGAGGCATAACTCAATTGGTGATTGAAGAAAAAGATTTAATTGATATTTCAAATATCAAACCAGAATTTGTAATTGAAATTAGTGGTGTTGTAATTGAAAGAAAATCAAAAAATTTTGATATCCCAACAGGTGAAATTGAGATAAAAGTATCTAAAATAAATATAATTAATAAATCTGACCTGCCACCATTTGAAATTAAAAATAATATTGAAGCCCAAGAAGATACAAGACTTAAATATAGATATCTTGATTTAAGAAGACCTGAAATGCAAGAAAAATTTATCATTAGACATAAAGTATATCAGGTTTTAAGAAACTTTTTTTCAGATAATAAATTTATAGAAATTGAAACACCGATTTTTGGTAAATCAACTCCTGAGGGTGCAAGAGATTTTTTAATTCCTTCAAGATTAAATAAAAACAAATTCTATGCTTTACCTCAGTCTCCACAATTATACAAACAATTATTTATGATTTCAGGTTTTGATAGATATTTCCAAATTGCAAAATGTTTTAGAGATGAAGATTTAAGAATTGATAGACAATTAGAGTTTACTCAATTAGATATGGAAATGTCATTTGCAAATCAAGAAGATGTTATAGAAATGATTGAAAACTCTATTAAAACAGTTATGAAAACAATAAAAAACTTGGATTTTAAAGATAAATTTATCAGGTTAGATTATAGCGATGCTATAGAAAAATATGGAACAGATAAACCTGATTTAAGATTTGATTTAGAAATTAAAACATTAAATGATTGCTTTAAAAATACAGACGTAAATTTATTTAAAGACTTAAAAAATAAATCAATTAGATCTATTTGCGTAAGTGGTCTTTTAAATAAGAAAGAACTTGAAAGTCTAACTGAAGTAGGTAAGCAAAACTCTGTTGAAATTTTAGGATTTGCAAAATATGATTTAAAAGAATGAACCGGATCAATAGGTTCTAAATTAAATGAATCAGAAAAAAAACAAATTATAGAAATATTTAATATAAAAAATGAATCAACGGTTCTTTTTGTGATAGAAGATTATGATGTTGCAAGTAAAGCAATGGGTGCAATAAGAAATGCATGCGCAAATTTAAAAAATTTAATTAATAGAGAAGAATATAAATTTCTTTGAGTCATTAATTTTCCGCTATTTGAGTTTTCTGAAGAAGAAAACAGATATGTTGCAGCTCATCATCCATTTACAATGCCTTCCGATGAAAGTATTGATAATTTTGATATTGACTTCAAAAATGCAAAGGCAAAAGCATATGATATTGTTCTTAATGGTTTTGAGCTTGGTGGTGGAAGTCAAAGAATTACTAATAAAGAAATTCAAGAAAGAATGTTCAAAGCAATTGGTTTTGATAATGAAAAAATCAAATCAAATTTTGGTTGATTTGTAAATGCTTATAATTATGGTGCACCATACCATTCAGGTTGTGCGATAGGGCTCGACAGGCTATGCATGCTTCTTACAAATAGCAGTTCAATAAGAGAGGTTATTGCGTTCCCAAAAAACTCATCTGGTATTGATCCAATGACAAATGCTCCAGATATTGTAGAATCATCAAGTTTGGATGAATTAAATATAAAACTAAAATAG
- a CDS encoding ABC transporter permease — translation MNKQKPFFKNSFKNLIKNKIQLVAILVLVLLSSFIFTASFSSTSRIKKSFDNFISEKNSNLHDFVIDLENTTYENDYLKDNFKSISDENQKNNMLISYVQDKLLNSQNEFLFDRVETRNFSLSSNKSIKAITLNPYQNIDKFVVSKGMSLELYKNYTRATNDYTKSWVYINENFANQNDIKINDIVRLQDDEYGDSVLVKNSQKLKVDLSQYEKKDINLWKPESKYAQQNWFQVVGFGSSADFSTPVISSEKPLPDTKNEALFYLNPENFGYKYFYYDAIYPNNEFNLTEHENRRIWITNAELKANEKLKANSNSDIEVYFVGKFKNDGDINYLNEVLTSQTKAESIKLYSWFSNKLMSSTKIVYSKNDANYKFSSRVNFINQAIKMFEIIGYIVTGITLLIAIVMLILMIKNDLKKSFPQLGVLISLGYKKSSLLLSTSLYPFFVSIIGGLAGYFIGSSIQEVVVGIFDKFFQINILSFDFSWESILVNIFGIFILLELITLVTYFYVLNSYKPLEMIHYENRKITSKFNLLLKKIFTKRKKFDSRFKGAILSSSITKLASVFGVIGTSSFLITLGTITPGVLKTNVDKTYNNTKYDNITEYESPIYNSPKSFLKTYNPYSDVKDPKKLSSGELANMIIENNTSNKIYSPSEDLSTLNDLSYKNIDISYLQNFDLKIDFGDIKDEEQIKNFSKITIMNLWTDLKNYKFDKYWDKNALIKVLISDSESLEKIEDLESIRLFYLKYKNSIGLKDIFKNESRQDYFSEGTNYVKTGINDELRPNIIGDKELKVVGATNPLIEFTEEGTINNDDSLSTSLYDIKDSLVWKDQRINTIVSIYNWFQVHFYNNFQQAFLQGIYNNSPTRVKEYLLKNYSDPDGYYNVGFGTIPYNYKSDDIGILINSTIDNLQTKVYGVEKDNKTLNLVNRNGENLINSVFEDENNILVNESLAKRLNLSVGSDLNVNHLINALNYKNQELSIDSWDTNSLDAFDKTGNTSPWELYNNSIFSKGDQKVSDWKNKTINDEGTQTEDYVYKSNIDLTSENMVGPTLMSEALSNGSINKKINNVEKKYKVVGIVDKYGDNQAWINNDTAKKVSGFDKSEKLLFNLFMKEWENPKDKVGLENLITFIKDNKTNANAFESFKEFIKEPENNKFNNLFKNEYPIFNYKTSLDESITDITKGVSTIQLYGDYSMFGLNGGSTNQKTYNAFSKGSINNLSAVNEAKKVLERINNTVNSIIFLVIFVWTLLSAVIILLTINLVISENKKIISSMKVLGYKDLYIAKLFIFIYVPVVIVSALLGFALCYLAFYFALKTIYSTIVLPLVFQWWYFIPGIFGSWLLYVFSVNLSWFSLKRLNMLHIILGG, via the coding sequence ATGAATAAACAAAAACCTTTTTTTAAAAATTCATTTAAAAACTTAATAAAAAATAAAATACAACTTGTTGCGATATTAGTTTTGGTTTTACTATCGTCTTTTATATTTACAGCAAGTTTTTCATCAACTAGTAGGATTAAAAAATCATTTGATAATTTTATTTCAGAAAAAAATAGTAATTTACATGATTTTGTAATTGACTTAGAAAATACTACTTATGAAAATGATTATTTAAAAGATAATTTTAAATCTATATCTGATGAAAATCAAAAAAACAATATGCTTATATCTTATGTGCAAGATAAACTTTTGAATTCACAAAATGAATTTTTATTTGATCGTGTTGAAACAAGAAATTTTAGCTTATCATCAAATAAAAGTATAAAAGCAATTACATTAAATCCATACCAAAATATTGACAAATTTGTAGTTTCAAAAGGTATGTCGTTAGAATTGTATAAAAACTATACAAGAGCAACAAACGACTACACCAAATCTTGAGTATATATTAATGAAAATTTTGCTAATCAAAATGATATAAAAATAAATGACATTGTTAGATTACAAGATGATGAATATGGTGATAGTGTTCTTGTAAAAAATAGTCAAAAACTAAAAGTTGATTTATCTCAGTATGAAAAAAAAGATATTAATCTTTGAAAACCTGAAAGTAAATACGCTCAACAAAATTGATTCCAAGTAGTTGGATTTGGATCATCAGCAGACTTTTCAACACCTGTAATTAGTTCTGAAAAACCTTTGCCCGATACAAAAAATGAGGCTCTTTTTTATTTAAATCCAGAAAATTTTGGGTATAAGTATTTTTATTATGATGCAATATATCCTAATAATGAATTTAATTTAACAGAACATGAAAATAGACGTATTTGAATAACAAACGCAGAGTTAAAAGCAAATGAAAAGTTAAAAGCAAACTCAAATAGTGATATTGAAGTTTATTTTGTTGGTAAATTTAAAAATGATGGAGATATTAATTACTTAAATGAGGTACTTACAAGTCAAACAAAAGCCGAATCAATTAAACTATATTCATGATTTAGCAATAAATTAATGAGTAGTACTAAAATTGTATATTCAAAAAATGATGCTAACTATAAGTTTAGTTCAAGAGTTAATTTTATAAACCAAGCGATTAAAATGTTTGAAATAATAGGGTATATAGTTACTGGTATAACATTATTAATTGCAATTGTTATGCTTATATTAATGATAAAAAATGACTTAAAAAAATCTTTTCCACAATTAGGAGTTTTGATTTCATTAGGTTATAAAAAATCTTCATTATTACTTTCAACAAGTTTGTATCCATTTTTTGTTTCGATAATAGGAGGACTGGCAGGTTATTTCATAGGTTCTAGTATACAAGAGGTTGTTGTTGGAATTTTTGATAAGTTTTTTCAAATTAATATTTTAAGCTTTGATTTTTCATGGGAATCTATTTTAGTAAATATATTTGGTATTTTTATATTATTAGAATTAATAACTTTAGTGACTTATTTTTATGTATTGAATTCATATAAACCACTAGAAATGATTCATTATGAAAATAGAAAAATTACTAGTAAATTTAATTTATTACTTAAAAAAATATTTACAAAAAGAAAAAAATTTGACTCAAGATTTAAAGGAGCAATTTTATCAAGTTCAATAACTAAATTAGCATCTGTCTTTGGAGTTATAGGTACTTCTTCATTTTTAATTACTTTAGGAACCATAACACCTGGTGTATTAAAAACAAATGTTGATAAAACTTATAACAATACAAAATATGATAATATCACTGAATATGAATCACCAATTTATAATAGTCCTAAAAGTTTTTTAAAAACTTATAATCCATATTCAGATGTTAAAGATCCTAAAAAACTTAGCTCAGGCGAATTGGCGAATATGATAATTGAAAATAATACATCTAATAAAATTTATTCTCCATCAGAAGATTTATCAACACTTAATGATTTGTCATATAAAAATATAGATATAAGTTATTTGCAAAATTTTGATTTAAAAATTGATTTTGGAGATATTAAAGATGAAGAACAAATCAAAAATTTTAGCAAAATCACTATAATGAATTTGTGAACTGATCTTAAAAACTATAAATTTGATAAATATTGAGATAAAAATGCATTAATTAAAGTTTTAATAAGTGATAGTGAGTCACTTGAAAAAATTGAAGATTTAGAATCTATTAGATTATTTTACTTAAAATATAAAAATTCTATAGGTTTAAAAGATATATTTAAAAATGAATCTAGACAAGACTATTTTAGTGAGGGAACTAATTATGTCAAAACTGGAATAAATGATGAATTAAGACCAAATATAATAGGTGACAAGGAACTTAAAGTAGTTGGTGCAACTAACCCTTTAATTGAGTTTACAGAAGAGGGTACTATTAATAACGATGATTCTTTATCAACAAGTTTATATGATATTAAGGATTCTTTAGTTTGAAAAGATCAAAGAATTAATACTATTGTTTCGATATATAATTGATTTCAAGTGCACTTCTACAATAATTTTCAACAAGCTTTTTTACAAGGTATTTATAATAATTCACCAACAAGAGTCAAAGAATATTTATTAAAAAATTATAGTGATCCTGATGGTTATTATAATGTAGGATTTGGAACAATCCCTTACAATTATAAAAGTGATGATATTGGTATATTAATAAATTCAACTATAGATAATTTGCAAACAAAAGTATATGGTGTAGAAAAAGATAATAAAACATTAAATCTCGTAAATAGAAATGGCGAAAACTTAATTAATAGTGTTTTTGAAGATGAAAATAACATTTTAGTAAATGAATCACTTGCAAAAAGACTAAACCTAAGTGTTGGTTCTGATTTAAATGTGAATCATTTAATCAATGCACTCAACTATAAAAATCAAGAATTGAGCATAGACAGCTGAGATACTAATTCATTAGATGCTTTTGATAAAACTGGAAATACTTCACCGTGAGAATTATATAATAATTCTATCTTCTCAAAAGGAGATCAAAAGGTTTCTGACTGAAAAAATAAAACAATTAACGACGAAGGAACTCAAACTGAAGATTATGTTTATAAATCTAACATTGATTTAACTTCTGAAAATATGGTTGGACCAACATTAATGTCTGAAGCACTTTCTAATGGTTCTATTAATAAAAAAATTAATAATGTAGAAAAAAAATATAAAGTAGTGGGTATTGTTGATAAATATGGTGATAACCAAGCTTGAATAAACAATGATACAGCTAAAAAAGTTTCTGGTTTTGATAAAAGTGAAAAACTATTGTTCAATCTATTCATGAAAGAATGAGAAAACCCAAAAGATAAAGTAGGTTTAGAAAACTTAATTACTTTTATTAAGGATAATAAAACAAATGCTAATGCCTTTGAAAGTTTTAAAGAATTTATAAAAGAACCTGAAAACAATAAATTTAATAATTTATTTAAAAATGAATATCCAATTTTTAATTATAAAACTTCACTTGATGAAAGTATTACAGACATTACAAAAGGTGTTTCAACAATTCAATTGTATGGTGACTATTCAATGTTTGGATTAAATGGGGGAAGCACTAATCAAAAAACGTATAATGCTTTCTCTAAGGGATCGATAAATAACCTTTCAGCAGTTAATGAAGCAAAAAAAGTTTTAGAAAGAATTAACAACACAGTAAATTCAATAATATTTTTAGTAATTTTTGTTTGAACATTGCTTAGTGCTGTAATAATATTGTTAACAATTAATTTAGTTATAAGTGAAAATAAAAAAATAATATCATCTATGAAAGTTCTTGGTTACAAAGATTTATATATAGCAAAATTATTTATTTTCATATATGTTCCTGTTGTTATTGTAAGTGCTCTTCTTGGTTTTGCATTATGTTATCTTGCATTCTATTTTGCTCTTAAAACAATTTATTCTACAATTGTATTACCTTTAGTATTTCAATGATGGTATTTCATTCCTGGAATATTTGGTTCATGATTGTTATATGTATTTAGTGTAAATTTGAGCTGATTCTCTTTAAAAAGATTAAATATGCTTCACATTATTTTAGGGGGTTAG
- the hisS gene encoding histidine--tRNA ligase, which yields MIQKPRGTEDIINSKAKQYFALEFIIRNIVDNFNFNEIKTPVFESSELFKNNVGDTTDIVTKEMYNFLDKKNRELTLKPEGTVPTVRAVIENKLYTQENLPLKLFYFSNMFRYERPQKGRMRQFSQFGVEVFGPNSPELDSELISLCFMILNSIGLKNYTLNINYIVIGEQRLKYINELKKYLDSKNLCDDCKTRINTNPLRALDCKIDRSQLEDVIDMKLFLEESDKEYYNNIKKNINNIGINFYEDKKLVRGLDYYTGLVFEIVDENGLTIIGGGRYNNLFKKMSNIDIPACGFGLGMERIILSLENQQIKLFEDQQLDAFIIGISEKAKSFSSILLFMLRNENLKVDFEYMGKNLKSGFKNSEKYNPKNIIIIGDNEIKEKVVIIKNQKLKTESKISFDKIVEFLKKE from the coding sequence ATGATCCAGAAACCAAGAGGAACTGAAGATATTATAAATTCTAAAGCAAAACAATACTTTGCGTTAGAATTTATAATAAGAAATATAGTTGATAATTTTAATTTTAATGAAATCAAAACCCCAGTTTTTGAAAGTTCAGAATTATTTAAAAATAATGTTGGGGATACAACTGACATTGTAACTAAAGAAATGTATAATTTTCTAGACAAGAAGAATAGGGAATTAACTTTAAAACCAGAGGGGACAGTCCCGACTGTTAGAGCAGTAATTGAAAATAAGTTATATACTCAAGAAAATTTACCTTTAAAGTTATTTTATTTTTCAAATATGTTTAGATATGAAAGACCCCAAAAAGGTAGAATGAGACAGTTTAGTCAATTTGGTGTTGAAGTATTCGGACCTAATTCTCCTGAACTTGATTCAGAACTTATTTCGCTTTGTTTTATGATATTAAATTCTATCGGTTTAAAAAACTATACTTTAAATATTAACTACATAGTTATTGGTGAACAAAGATTAAAATACATTAATGAACTTAAAAAATATTTAGATTCGAAAAATCTTTGTGATGATTGTAAAACAAGAATAAATACTAATCCTTTAAGAGCGCTTGACTGTAAAATCGATAGATCTCAACTTGAAGATGTAATTGATATGAAATTGTTTTTAGAAGAAAGTGACAAAGAATATTATAATAATATTAAAAAAAACATTAACAATATAGGCATAAATTTTTATGAGGATAAAAAATTAGTAAGAGGATTAGATTACTACACAGGTTTAGTTTTTGAAATTGTTGATGAAAATGGTTTAACAATAATTGGTGGTGGAAGATACAATAATTTGTTTAAAAAAATGTCAAATATTGATATTCCTGCATGTGGTTTTGGATTGGGAATGGAAAGAATAATTTTATCATTAGAAAACCAGCAAATAAAATTATTTGAAGATCAGCAACTCGATGCTTTTATAATTGGAATTTCAGAAAAGGCTAAATCATTTTCAAGTATATTATTATTTATGTTAAGAAATGAAAATTTAAAAGTAGATTTTGAATACATGGGAAAAAATTTAAAATCCGGATTTAAAAACTCTGAAAAGTATAATCCAAAAAATATAATAATTATAGGTGATAATGAAATTAAAGAAAAAGTAGTAATAATTAAAAATCAAAAATTAAAAACTGAAAGCAAAATCAGTTTTGATAAAATTGTAGAATTTTTGAAAAAGGAGTAA